Genomic DNA from Candidatus Sysuiplasma jiujiangense:
GGAACACCGGGACAGGCTCACACGGTTTGGCTCGGAGTACACCGAAGCCGCGATGTCTGCCGCAGGAAGACGCCTCACGGTGTTAGACACTGCAGAAGTCGAGTATGACCTTGTGCGGGACATGACGGAAGTACTCACATCCTTCTGTGCGAGACTCTATGGCAGGCGTTCAGCCAGGAACCGTGCCAAGAAGGCGCTGGAGGCGGCAGGCAGTGCAGATTAACCGTGCATACAGAACAGAACTGAAGCCGAACAATGACC
This window encodes:
- a CDS encoding IS607 family transposase; the protein is EHRDRLTRFGSEYTEAAMSAAGRRLTVLDTAEVEYDLVRDMTEVLTSFCARLYGRRSARNRAKKALEAAGSAD